One genomic segment of Primulina tabacum isolate GXHZ01 chromosome 9, ASM2559414v2, whole genome shotgun sequence includes these proteins:
- the LOC142556848 gene encoding uncharacterized protein LOC142556848 — translation MAGRPPRNNRNPRYANVNNRNNNEEDPNADDNPPPRVGLSQVDLMAIATIVATTIHGLGNPNGNGNQQPQPPRAQNGIKYHYESLRKNRCPVFKGDADPESSQSWLKSVETQLRLLEIPEALKVEVIVPFLEDKASKWWETVSPTLTAAGAITWQQFRDVFLKQYFSAEVRLQKLSEFENFSQTLDMSVVDYTSQFIDLGTYAPTIMADEVLKMHKYKKGLISRIQSSLAVYQPTSFADLMGAAIRAETDIKRRENENKNKRPLTGQSSQGKPPFKRLNQSSGPFKGALSHPTYQEPKMCPKCNNRHSGECHRQTGACFNCGKLGHRIANCPEPLKRSTKPNADANLNKPRENKPNARVFAITQEEADDANDVVAGTIFVNEMPTYVLFDSGATHSFISKRFTKKLGLTPELLVEPFRVATPTSKTVETHRVHRK, via the coding sequence ATGGCCGGAAGACCTCCCCGAAACAATCGCAACCCGCGATACGCAAACGTTAACAACCGCAACAACAATGAGGAAGATCCGAATGCTGACGACAATCCACCTCCCAGAGTGGGCCTGAGCCAAGTAGATTTAATGGCTATAGCCACCATAGTGGCAACAACTATCCATGGTTTGGGAAACCCCAATGGTAACGGTAATCAGCAGCCACAACCACCACGGGCACAGAATGGGATCAAGTATCATTATGAGTCCCTTCGTAAGAACCGTTGCCCAGTGTTCAAGGGAGACGCCGACCCTGAGAGTAGCCAGAGTTGGTTGAAAAGCGTGGAAACCCAACTGCGACTGCTAGAGATACCTGAGGCACTTAAGGTAGAGGTGATAGTGCCATTCCTGGAGGATAAGGCAAGCAAGTGGTGGGAAACCGTCTCACCTACCCTGACAGCCGCCGGAGCAATCACTTGGCAACAATTCAGAGATGTCTTTCTCAAACAGTATTTCTCAGCAGAAGTCAGGCTTCAGAAACTGAGCGAGTTTGAGAACTTCTCGCAAACTCTAGACATGTCAGTGGTAGATTACACCTCCCAATTCATTGACCTTGGAACTTATGCCCCGACAATCATGGCAGATGAAGTTCTAAAGATGCACAAATACAAGAAGGGTTTGATCAGCCGTATCCAGTCATCCTTAGCAGTTTACCAACCTACAAGCTTTGCTGATTTAATGGGAGCAGCGATAAGAGCTGAGACGGATATCAAGCGTCGGGAGAACGAGAACAAGAATAAGAGACCTCTTACTGGACAGTCATCTCAAGGGAAGCCACCATTCAAGAGACTGAATCAGTCCAGTGGACCCTTCAAAGGTGCTTTGTCCCACCCAACTTACCAAGAACCAAAGATGTGCCCCAAATGTAATAATCGTCATTCTGGAGAATGCCACCGACAGACGGGAGCATGTTTCAATTGTGGGAAATTAGGGCATCGAATTGCTAACTGCCCCGAGCCATTGAAGAGAAGTACCAAGCCTAATGCTGATGCTAACCTCAACAAGCCAAGGGAGAATAAGCCCAACGCTCGTGTGTTTGCAATAACCCAAGAAGAAGCAGATGATGCAAACGATGTCGTGGCAGGTACCATTTTTGTCAATGAAATGCCaacttatgtgttatttgatagTGGTGCTACTCATTCATTTATATCTAAGAGGTTCACTAAGAAACTAGGGCTTACGCCTGAATTACTAGTTGAACCATTTAGAGTAGCGACTCCTACTAGTAAGACAGTCGAAACACATAGAGTGCACCGAAAGTGA